The following are encoded together in the Thermodesulfobacteriota bacterium genome:
- a CDS encoding Trm112 family protein, whose product MAISKELLDILACPKCKGDIYLNQAGDGLICRSCKLIYQIKEDIPIMLIDEALPYTGEE is encoded by the coding sequence ATGGCGATCAGCAAGGAGTTGCTCGATATTTTGGCCTGTCCGAAGTGCAAGGGAGATATTTATCTCAACCAGGCCGGAGATGGGTTGATCTGTAGATCGTGCAAGTTGATCTATCAGATCAAGGAGGATATCCCCATCATGCTCATCGACGAGGCCCTCCCTTATACGGGGGAAGAATAA
- the lptD gene encoding LPS assembly protein LptD: MKSNGAIAFLLFLVLFTISPAEGKIAEKRVGREEGPVDIEADELSYDRDRQIYEAHGRVEVRRGTLFLRADHAQLQMATKDLVAWGNIVLREGEDVLECERLEINLDTRLGRIYQARLFLKEQNFHITGKEAVKLGENRYRLIEGSFTTCDAPRPPWKFTVKELEVTIEGYGVAKAPTFYLEGVPSLYLPWAIFPVKRERQTGFLLPQVGYSEKYGPEVKTAFFWAMTKDMDSTIYLDYLGERGVKGGIEYRYAFAPETSGKANFFFIDDQVLEKNRYAFFLQGQQKLPQGFYARGDVNWLSDIRYQRDFDEDLPGEAKIDARSRRQLRSTLFGGKNWDGFSFLTEGSVYQDLTQESNDETLQRLPQVGFYALPQSLIQTPLFVEGVFTYNHFWREKGVKAHRWDLFPRFLFPLRLFNVLKVEPSLGLRETLYRPFDDPTRRYQGWESRETFVAQMEVSAEIYRVYEADLIGGLLDLFPVGKWMHTIEPMIRYGYSPRVTQKNIPLFDDIDRVPYVNQITYGVIQKFIGRSAEAKANAGAWEYARLEIFQSYSFGDPFERDSRGRKRSFSNIRGELWWQFSPYLSGRIDGEFDPYDGHFDTGNVSLTLQDRREDLLSVQYRYGRSQLEELSAGVRIKVRPTLYLFGSTRYNLKDGWKVENLYGAEYRAQCWTLGLMVEDKGESPDKKQRKEVKVQAYLNLLGLGSLGKRPSLMGL; the protein is encoded by the coding sequence ATGAAGTCCAACGGGGCGATAGCCTTCCTCCTCTTCCTCGTCCTATTTACCATTTCCCCTGCAGAGGGAAAGATTGCCGAAAAGAGGGTGGGCCGGGAGGAGGGGCCGGTGGACATCGAGGCCGACGAACTTTCCTACGATCGGGATCGGCAAATTTATGAAGCCCATGGAAGGGTGGAGGTGAGAAGGGGGACGCTCTTCCTCCGGGCCGATCACGCCCAACTTCAGATGGCCACCAAAGACCTGGTCGCCTGGGGGAACATCGTCCTCCGGGAGGGAGAGGATGTGCTCGAATGCGAACGGCTGGAGATCAACCTCGATACGCGTTTGGGGAGGATCTACCAGGCCAGGCTCTTTCTCAAAGAGCAGAATTTCCACATCACGGGCAAGGAGGCGGTGAAACTTGGAGAGAATCGTTATCGCCTTATCGAGGGCTCCTTCACCACCTGCGACGCCCCGCGTCCCCCTTGGAAATTTACCGTCAAAGAATTGGAGGTCACGATCGAGGGGTACGGGGTTGCCAAGGCCCCGACCTTTTACCTCGAAGGGGTCCCCTCGCTCTATCTTCCGTGGGCCATCTTCCCGGTCAAGAGGGAGAGGCAAACGGGGTTTCTTTTGCCCCAGGTCGGATACTCGGAGAAGTACGGCCCGGAGGTGAAGACCGCCTTCTTTTGGGCGATGACGAAAGATATGGATTCTACGATCTACCTCGACTATTTGGGGGAGAGGGGGGTCAAGGGTGGCATCGAATACCGCTACGCCTTTGCCCCTGAGACCTCGGGAAAGGCCAATTTCTTTTTCATCGACGATCAGGTCTTGGAGAAGAACCGCTATGCCTTCTTTCTTCAGGGTCAGCAGAAGCTTCCCCAGGGTTTCTATGCGAGGGGCGACGTCAACTGGTTGAGCGATATCCGGTACCAGCGTGACTTCGACGAAGATCTTCCGGGAGAGGCCAAGATCGATGCCCGGAGCCGGCGGCAACTCAGGTCCACCCTCTTCGGAGGCAAAAATTGGGACGGTTTCAGCTTTTTAACCGAAGGATCGGTCTATCAGGACCTCACCCAGGAGAGCAACGACGAGACCCTTCAGAGGCTTCCTCAAGTCGGTTTTTACGCCCTCCCCCAATCTTTGATCCAAACCCCACTCTTTGTTGAAGGAGTCTTCACTTACAACCATTTCTGGCGGGAGAAGGGGGTGAAAGCCCACCGGTGGGATCTCTTCCCCAGGTTCCTCTTTCCTCTAAGGCTCTTCAATGTGTTGAAGGTGGAGCCGAGCCTCGGTCTCCGAGAGACCCTTTATCGGCCCTTTGACGACCCCACCCGACGTTACCAGGGATGGGAGTCCCGGGAGACCTTCGTCGCTCAGATGGAAGTCTCCGCCGAGATCTACCGGGTCTACGAGGCAGACCTGATCGGAGGTCTTTTGGACCTCTTCCCCGTGGGGAAATGGATGCATACCATAGAACCGATGATTCGTTATGGATACAGCCCTCGGGTAACACAGAAGAACATCCCCCTTTTCGATGACATCGACCGGGTGCCCTATGTGAATCAGATCACCTACGGGGTCATCCAAAAGTTCATCGGGAGGTCAGCCGAGGCCAAGGCGAACGCCGGGGCTTGGGAGTACGCGAGGCTGGAGATCTTCCAATCCTACAGTTTCGGTGACCCCTTCGAAAGGGATTCGAGAGGTAGGAAGAGGTCCTTTTCCAATATTCGGGGGGAGCTCTGGTGGCAGTTCAGCCCCTATCTGAGCGGCCGGATCGATGGAGAATTCGATCCGTACGATGGCCATTTCGATACAGGCAACGTGAGCCTCACCCTCCAGGATCGGCGGGAAGACCTCCTCTCGGTTCAATATCGATACGGTCGGAGCCAGCTCGAAGAGCTCTCTGCAGGAGTCCGAATCAAGGTGAGGCCCACCCTTTATCTGTTCGGATCCACCCGCTATAATTTGAAAGACGGCTGGAAGGTCGAAAATCTCTATGGGGCGGAATACCGGGCCCAGTGCTGGACGCTGGGCTTGATGGTCGAGGACAAGGGAGAGTCGCCGGACAAGAAGCAGAGGAAGGAGGTCAAGGTCCAGGCCTATCTCAACCTGTTAGGGCTCGGTTCCTTGGGGAAAAGGCCCTCCCTGATGGGCCTTTAA
- the rfbB gene encoding dTDP-glucose 4,6-dehydratase, which yields MRILVTGGCGFIGSNFIRYHLQTYPESSVINVDKLTYAGNLENLSDLSRSERYQFVRADIADRERMEELVGRGVDAIVNFAAESHVDRSIEDPSAFIRTNVFGTFVLLEALRKYSRERRIRFLHISTDEVYGSLGETGAFTEETPLAPNSPYSASKASADMLVRAYHHTYGLPTLITRCSNNYGPYQFPEKLIPLMISNAMEEKELPIYGDGLHIRDWIYVEDHCRALDLVLWQGKEGEVYNIGGGSERTNLYVAKTILDRLGKPHSLIRFVTDRPGHDRRYAIDFSKIRRELGWSPTVSFEEGIDRTIDWYRTHSEWWRKIKTGEYLDYYRRMYQNR from the coding sequence ATGAGAATCCTGGTCACGGGCGGTTGTGGGTTTATCGGAAGCAATTTCATCCGGTATCATCTGCAGACCTATCCCGAGAGCTCGGTCATCAACGTGGATAAGCTCACCTATGCGGGAAACCTCGAGAACCTCTCCGACCTTTCTCGGTCCGAAAGGTATCAATTCGTCCGGGCCGACATCGCAGATCGGGAACGGATGGAGGAGCTGGTCGGCAGAGGGGTGGACGCCATCGTCAACTTCGCCGCAGAATCGCACGTGGATCGATCGATCGAAGACCCGAGCGCCTTCATCCGGACCAACGTCTTCGGGACCTTCGTCCTGCTCGAGGCCTTGAGGAAGTATTCGAGGGAGAGGAGGATCCGGTTTCTCCACATCTCCACGGACGAGGTCTACGGGTCGTTGGGAGAGACCGGGGCCTTCACGGAGGAGACGCCCCTGGCCCCCAACAGTCCCTATTCCGCAAGCAAGGCCTCCGCCGACATGCTCGTCCGGGCCTATCATCATACCTACGGCCTTCCCACCCTCATCACCCGCTGTTCCAACAACTACGGCCCCTATCAATTCCCAGAGAAGTTGATCCCCCTGATGATCTCCAATGCCATGGAAGAGAAGGAACTGCCGATCTACGGCGACGGGCTCCATATTCGGGATTGGATCTACGTGGAGGACCACTGCAGGGCCCTCGACCTGGTCCTCTGGCAGGGAAAGGAGGGAGAGGTTTACAATATCGGAGGAGGAAGCGAGCGGACAAACCTGTACGTGGCCAAAACCATCCTGGATCGCCTGGGGAAGCCCCACTCCCTGATCCGGTTCGTCACGGATCGGCCTGGCCATGACCGACGCTATGCCATCGACTTTTCCAAGATCCGGAGGGAATTGGGCTGGTCGCCCACGGTCTCCTTCGAAGAGGGGATCGATCGAACCATCGACTGGTATCGAACCCACTCCGAGTGGTGGAGGAAGATCAAGACAGGCGAGTACCTCGACTATTACCGGCGGATGTATCAGAACCGTTAG
- a CDS encoding bifunctional folylpolyglutamate synthase/dihydrofolate synthase — protein MKQNGYQRSLNYLFGLEKYGMIFGLKKIEAILEAVGNPHHDLQAIHIGGTNGKGSTAVMTASILQKEGYRVGLYTSPHLLRFTERIQIDGKEIEPEKVVELTEFLRERIEAAGVSPPFTFFDFTTALALLYFREKMVDLAVLEVGLGGRLDSTNVVDPLVSVITNIGKDHEDVLGKGIMKIAAEKAGIIKKGRPLITAATQPGVIGLFAKICREKKAPFFQVGKEFRFVSSGERTFHYEGLHRKLWNLSLNLYGPHQLVNATTAIGTAEVLDDLGYRISNDAIVEGLKTAHWPGRLELIQSMPRVLLDGAHNPEGALSLRAALERDFSYHRLILLIGIMKDKDIPGILRPLAPLADHIIFTRPKVERAAPPEDLLKAAGRNGKKAEVVEDLKKAIDRALSLTGEDDLLCITGSLYTVGEARSYFLPRGRS, from the coding sequence ATGAAACAGAACGGTTATCAACGATCCCTCAATTATCTCTTCGGCCTCGAAAAATACGGGATGATCTTCGGTCTGAAGAAGATCGAGGCGATCCTCGAGGCCGTCGGCAACCCCCACCACGACCTTCAGGCCATCCACATCGGAGGGACAAACGGGAAGGGGTCGACCGCAGTCATGACCGCTTCGATCCTACAGAAGGAAGGATATCGGGTGGGCCTCTACACCTCGCCGCACCTCCTTCGGTTCACGGAACGGATCCAGATCGACGGAAAGGAGATCGAACCCGAGAAGGTGGTCGAGCTGACGGAGTTTTTGCGGGAGAGGATCGAAGCCGCAGGGGTCTCTCCTCCCTTTACCTTCTTCGATTTCACCACGGCCCTGGCCCTTCTCTATTTCCGGGAGAAGATGGTTGACCTGGCCGTGCTGGAGGTGGGGTTGGGAGGGAGGCTCGATTCGACCAATGTGGTTGATCCTCTGGTCTCCGTGATCACGAATATCGGGAAGGACCATGAGGATGTCCTCGGCAAAGGGATCATGAAGATCGCGGCCGAAAAGGCCGGGATCATCAAAAAGGGGCGTCCCCTGATCACCGCGGCGACCCAACCCGGGGTGATCGGCCTCTTTGCGAAGATCTGTCGAGAAAAAAAGGCCCCTTTCTTCCAGGTGGGAAAAGAATTTCGCTTCGTGTCTTCCGGCGAGAGGACTTTCCATTATGAGGGCCTCCATCGGAAACTCTGGAACCTCTCGTTGAACCTCTACGGGCCCCACCAGCTCGTCAACGCCACTACCGCCATCGGCACTGCCGAAGTTTTAGACGACCTCGGATACCGAATTTCGAACGATGCCATCGTCGAGGGCCTCAAAACGGCCCATTGGCCAGGAAGGCTCGAGTTGATTCAATCCATGCCGCGGGTCCTTCTCGACGGGGCCCATAATCCCGAAGGGGCCCTTTCCCTCCGAGCCGCCTTGGAGCGAGACTTCTCCTACCACCGCCTCATTCTCCTCATCGGGATTATGAAGGACAAGGATATTCCTGGGATCCTCCGCCCCCTGGCCCCCCTGGCAGACCATATCATCTTCACCCGGCCCAAGGTCGAGAGGGCGGCCCCTCCGGAGGATCTCCTGAAGGCCGCGGGTCGAAATGGAAAGAAAGCAGAGGTCGTCGAAGACCTCAAGAAGGCCATAGACCGGGCCCTCTCCCTTACAGGGGAGGACGATCTCCTCTGTATTACCGGTTCCCTCTATACCGTGGGCGAGGCCCGTTCCTATTTCCTGCCCAGAGGAAGGTCATGA
- the rfbD gene encoding dTDP-4-dehydrorhamnose reductase has translation MERIVVIGAKGMLGRDLLPQLHSAFEGEVLGWDLEEIDIRNEKETIEKILEVRPTILLNLAAYTDVDGCEIHREEAFRVNGEGTKHLVLAANRCDAKVVYLSTDYVFDGRKNVPYTEEDEPNPINVYGQSKRVGEEALLRSGKDGLIIRTQWLYGRYGRNFVSAILNQAKERRGKVGAERSLRIVHDQFGNPTYTVDLSRMIVQLIQKGAAGIVHATNQGSCSWFEFGQTILHLCGLRDVEVIPIASDQLDRKALRPAYSVLSTEKLRGEFGIEPRHWREALSDYLSLLKQQGELQWIEG, from the coding sequence ATGGAACGGATCGTCGTGATCGGTGCGAAGGGCATGTTGGGACGGGACCTTTTACCCCAACTCCATTCCGCCTTCGAGGGCGAGGTGCTGGGGTGGGACCTCGAAGAGATCGACATCCGGAACGAGAAAGAGACGATCGAAAAGATCCTCGAGGTTCGGCCGACGATCCTCCTCAATCTGGCCGCCTATACGGATGTGGACGGTTGTGAAATCCATCGGGAAGAGGCCTTTCGGGTCAATGGCGAGGGGACGAAGCATCTCGTCCTGGCCGCAAACCGGTGCGACGCCAAGGTCGTCTACTTGAGCACCGACTACGTCTTCGACGGTCGCAAGAACGTCCCCTATACGGAGGAGGACGAACCGAACCCGATCAATGTCTACGGCCAGTCGAAAAGGGTAGGGGAGGAGGCCCTCCTTCGCTCGGGAAAAGACGGGTTGATCATCCGGACCCAGTGGCTCTACGGCCGGTATGGTCGAAATTTTGTCTCGGCGATCCTCAACCAGGCCAAAGAGCGGCGGGGAAAGGTGGGCGCCGAAAGATCCCTCAGGATCGTCCATGACCAGTTTGGAAATCCCACCTATACAGTCGATCTCTCGAGAATGATCGTGCAGTTGATTCAAAAAGGGGCGGCCGGGATCGTTCACGCTACCAACCAGGGGAGTTGCTCTTGGTTCGAATTCGGACAGACCATCCTGCACCTCTGCGGCCTTCGAGACGTCGAGGTCATCCCCATCGCTTCGGACCAGCTGGACCGCAAGGCCCTCCGCCCCGCCTACTCCGTCCTCAGCACCGAGAAGCTGAGGGGGGAATTCGGGATCGAGCCGAGGCACTGGAGGGAGGCCCTTTCCGATTACCTCTCCCTGCTGAAGCAGCAGGGCGAACTTCAATGGATCGAGGGGTGA
- a CDS encoding sugar phosphate nucleotidyltransferase translates to MKGVILAGGLGTRLYPLTKVTNKHLLPVYNKPMIYYPIQTLINAGIDDILIVTGGNNAGDFLRLLGNGKEFGLRHINYTYQEGEGGIADALSLAEFFAAGESICVVLGDNIIEKNIRKAKEAFERQKEGAKILLKEVPDPHRFGVAELEGDRIVRIEEKPKQPKTNYAVIGIYFYDSTVFDFIKGLKPSERGELEITDVNNRYIEQRKMTYDILEGWWTDAGTFESLLRANQLVAQTGANNLD, encoded by the coding sequence ATGAAGGGGGTCATTTTAGCCGGGGGCTTAGGAACCCGGCTCTATCCGCTGACGAAGGTGACCAATAAGCACCTGCTGCCGGTCTACAACAAGCCCATGATCTATTATCCCATTCAAACCTTGATCAATGCGGGCATCGACGACATTTTGATCGTCACCGGCGGAAACAATGCCGGGGACTTTCTTCGCCTCTTAGGAAACGGCAAGGAGTTCGGGCTCCGGCATATCAACTATACCTATCAGGAAGGAGAAGGGGGCATCGCGGATGCCCTCAGCTTGGCGGAATTCTTTGCCGCGGGGGAGAGCATCTGCGTCGTCCTGGGGGACAATATCATCGAGAAGAATATCCGGAAGGCCAAAGAGGCTTTTGAGCGACAGAAGGAGGGGGCGAAGATCCTTCTGAAAGAGGTTCCGGACCCCCATCGGTTTGGCGTGGCCGAACTGGAGGGAGATCGGATCGTGAGGATCGAGGAGAAGCCCAAACAGCCCAAAACGAATTATGCCGTGATCGGCATCTATTTCTATGATTCGACCGTTTTCGATTTCATCAAGGGCCTGAAGCCTTCCGAGAGGGGAGAGCTCGAGATCACCGATGTGAATAACCGTTACATCGAGCAGCGAAAGATGACCTATGACATCCTGGAGGGATGGTGGACCGATGCCGGGACCTTCGAATCCCTGCTGCGAGCCAACCAGCTGGTGGCTCAAACCGGGGCCAACAATCTGGATTGA
- a CDS encoding lysophospholipid acyltransferase family protein: MFAYPAYLLLKALGFIVNRLPDGIALWIGRRLGDLMYLVDFEHRRVALRNLEIAFGEEKTREERRAIARKNFQNLGMMAIEFFQIPKMDLKRYQERVTVEGLEGALKILEEGKGALLLLGHFGNWELMAPMARMIERPILAIAKPIKRNPWLNRWIIESRQKVGLRIIPPVNATPKVIRALSENIPVAILFDQRGKRSQGVWADFFGRKVPTTAGLAVMALRSGAPVLPVFMIREGGGRHRLIIKDPLPLIQTGHFRKDVEANTQLFNQVLESIIRQYPEQWLWIHRRFERKPKRR, from the coding sequence TTGTTCGCCTATCCCGCTTACCTTCTTCTCAAAGCCTTGGGTTTCATCGTCAACCGCCTTCCCGACGGGATCGCGCTCTGGATCGGCCGACGCCTCGGCGACCTGATGTACCTCGTCGATTTTGAGCATCGAAGGGTCGCCCTGAGGAATCTCGAGATCGCCTTCGGAGAGGAGAAGACGAGGGAGGAACGGCGAGCCATCGCGAGGAAGAATTTCCAGAACCTCGGGATGATGGCCATCGAATTCTTCCAGATCCCGAAGATGGACCTGAAGCGCTATCAGGAGAGGGTGACCGTGGAGGGCCTCGAAGGCGCGCTGAAGATCCTCGAGGAGGGAAAGGGAGCCCTTCTTCTGCTTGGCCACTTCGGAAACTGGGAGTTGATGGCCCCGATGGCCAGGATGATCGAGAGGCCGATCCTGGCCATTGCCAAACCGATCAAACGAAATCCTTGGCTGAATCGATGGATCATCGAGAGCCGGCAGAAGGTGGGGTTGAGGATCATCCCGCCGGTAAACGCCACCCCGAAGGTGATCCGGGCGCTCTCCGAGAATATTCCGGTGGCCATCCTCTTCGACCAGCGAGGGAAGCGAAGCCAGGGCGTCTGGGCCGACTTCTTCGGGCGGAAGGTGCCGACGACGGCGGGGTTGGCCGTGATGGCCCTTCGAAGCGGCGCCCCGGTCCTGCCCGTCTTCATGATCCGGGAGGGGGGCGGACGACATCGGCTCATCATCAAGGACCCTCTCCCCCTCATTCAGACCGGACATTTCCGGAAGGACGTCGAGGCCAACACCCAGCTCTTCAATCAGGTCCTCGAATCGATCATCCGCCAATATCCCGAACAATGGCTCTGGATCCACCGGAGGTTCGAGAGGAAGCCGAAACGGCGCTGA
- a CDS encoding UDP-2,3-diacylglucosamine diphosphatase, translating to MDGEKDWIFVSDAHFTERDREAMEGFEAFLDRERDRMGHLVLLGDLFEFLFGFRGGGEEGKAFPYPAYLSLLDRLQRLGQEGVRITYVEGNHDFFLQPLFRGWLKLEAEIVPLGKEERIGDRRAYVAHGDLANPHLWGYRIYRRMIKNRLTYGLIEAVGPAFSKRVARWLSERSFNKNHAAPASAPPPEFRRFAHRKFSEGFDLVILGHSHVPDQWEVILEGRRCLYFNTGEWRERRSFLRFTPPDRFRLERWEGTPLRDRHGT from the coding sequence ATGGACGGGGAGAAGGATTGGATCTTCGTCTCCGATGCCCATTTCACCGAAAGGGATCGGGAGGCGATGGAGGGGTTTGAGGCCTTTCTCGATCGGGAACGGGATCGAATGGGCCATCTCGTCCTGCTCGGAGACCTCTTCGAATTCCTCTTCGGATTTCGAGGAGGGGGCGAAGAAGGGAAGGCCTTTCCCTATCCCGCCTATCTCTCTTTGCTTGATCGCCTTCAGAGATTGGGTCAGGAAGGGGTTCGAATCACCTATGTGGAGGGAAACCACGATTTTTTCCTTCAGCCCCTTTTCAGGGGATGGCTGAAGCTCGAGGCCGAGATCGTCCCCTTAGGGAAGGAAGAGCGGATCGGAGATCGGAGGGCCTATGTGGCCCATGGAGACCTGGCCAACCCCCATCTTTGGGGATACCGGATCTACCGAAGAATGATCAAGAATCGCCTGACCTACGGGTTGATCGAGGCGGTGGGCCCAGCCTTTTCAAAACGGGTGGCAAGATGGCTCAGCGAGAGGAGTTTTAACAAGAATCATGCGGCCCCTGCTTCGGCCCCACCGCCGGAATTCAGACGGTTTGCCCATCGAAAATTTTCAGAGGGTTTCGATCTCGTCATTCTCGGCCACTCCCATGTCCCCGATCAGTGGGAGGTGATCTTGGAAGGAAGGCGGTGCCTCTATTTCAACACGGGAGAGTGGAGGGAGCGACGCTCTTTTCTCCGTTTCACGCCGCCAGATCGATTCCGGCTGGAAAGATGGGAAGGCACCCCGTTGAGAGATCGTCATGGGACATAA
- the gmhB gene encoding D-glycero-beta-D-manno-heptose 1,7-bisphosphate 7-phosphatase, producing MGHKAVFLDRDGTINEEVGYLNQVSRFRLLPRSAEAIRLLNQAGIKVVVITNQSGVARGYFPESLVHQVHERMVDELKEQGAHVDGIYYCPHHPEIGEPPYRQRCRCRKPETGLVEEAVKDLEIDCLRSYAIGDKRVDIEFGRKIGARAILVLTGHGREERDRLGDDQAFSPDFVAEDLYEAVQWVLSREGHSGRNR from the coding sequence ATGGGACATAAAGCGGTCTTTCTCGATCGGGACGGGACGATCAACGAGGAAGTGGGCTACCTGAATCAGGTCTCTCGGTTTCGGCTCCTTCCCCGGTCGGCGGAGGCGATCCGCCTGTTGAACCAGGCAGGGATCAAGGTGGTGGTGATCACCAACCAGTCGGGGGTGGCGAGGGGGTATTTCCCCGAATCGTTGGTCCATCAGGTCCATGAGAGGATGGTGGACGAGTTAAAGGAACAGGGAGCCCACGTGGACGGGATTTACTACTGCCCCCATCATCCGGAGATTGGGGAGCCCCCTTACCGCCAGAGGTGTCGCTGCCGGAAACCCGAAACCGGCCTCGTCGAAGAGGCGGTGAAAGATCTCGAAATCGACTGCCTTAGGAGTTACGCCATTGGAGACAAAAGGGTGGACATCGAGTTCGGCCGCAAGATCGGGGCCCGGGCCATCCTCGTTCTGACAGGACACGGGCGGGAGGAGCGGGATCGCCTGGGAGACGACCAGGCCTTTTCCCCCGATTTCGTGGCCGAGGACCTCTACGAGGCGGTTCAGTGGGTCCTCTCTCGGGAGGGCCACTCGGGCAGAAACCGGTGA
- a CDS encoding dTDP-4-dehydrorhamnose 3,5-epimerase family protein translates to MIQGVKTKMLRVIPDERGRVMEILRADDPLFSKFGQVYLTTTYPQVVKAWHYHKVQTDNIVAIQGMIKLVLYDPREKSPTRGEINQFYIGVHNPMLVQVPNMVYHGWKCVSEEEAVIINIPTEVYNYEEPDEYRLPPHGKDIPYDWSRKDG, encoded by the coding sequence ATGATTCAAGGCGTGAAGACGAAGATGCTGAGAGTCATTCCGGACGAACGGGGAAGGGTGATGGAGATCCTCCGGGCGGATGATCCTCTGTTTTCGAAGTTCGGCCAGGTCTATTTGACGACCACCTACCCCCAGGTGGTCAAGGCCTGGCACTACCACAAGGTCCAGACCGACAACATCGTGGCGATCCAGGGGATGATCAAACTGGTCCTCTACGATCCCAGGGAGAAATCACCGACCCGGGGGGAGATCAATCAGTTTTACATCGGCGTCCATAACCCGATGCTCGTCCAGGTCCCGAACATGGTCTATCACGGGTGGAAGTGCGTGAGCGAGGAGGAGGCGGTCATCATCAACATCCCCACGGAAGTCTACAACTATGAAGAACCTGACGAGTACCGTCTCCCTCCTCACGGGAAGGACATCCCCTATGACTGGTCGCGGAAAGACGGATGA
- a CDS encoding UDP-glucose/GDP-mannose dehydrogenase family protein, with product MHICIVGTGYVGLVTGACLAEFGMNLICVDNDRQKIDLLKSGKLPIYEPGLETLVAKGTREGRLHFSTDLGEAIRKSLVVFVAVGTPPREDGSADLRYVEEVGKEIATQMDGYKVVVMKSTVPVGTARWFKGLIQGHQPRPIPFDIVSNPEFLREGSAIEDFMRPDRVVIGAESEQAFAIMKDIYSALYLIETPFILTTLESAEMIKYATNSFLATKVTFINEIANLCEKVGADVHHVAKAMGLDGRIGRKFLHPGPGYGGSCFPKDTRALSWLARQKGYTFRVLESVIQANEFQKQRMVEKIEEMVGGLSGKKIGILGLSFKPNTNDIRESSSIFIIEALLKRGAKIKAFDPAAMEEARKVLPEIEYGDNAYDVAVDADALVLVTEWNQFRRLDLSRIKGLLKEPVFIDLRNVYEPEQMKRLGFRYCGVGR from the coding sequence ATGCATATCTGCATCGTCGGGACGGGTTATGTCGGGCTGGTCACCGGAGCCTGTTTGGCAGAGTTCGGGATGAACCTCATCTGTGTGGACAACGATCGCCAAAAGATCGACCTCCTCAAATCGGGGAAGCTCCCCATCTACGAACCCGGGCTTGAGACCTTGGTGGCAAAGGGCACCAGGGAGGGGAGGCTCCACTTTTCCACCGACCTCGGAGAGGCCATCCGGAAGAGCCTGGTGGTCTTCGTGGCCGTGGGGACACCGCCTCGGGAGGACGGGTCCGCGGATCTCCGCTACGTCGAGGAGGTGGGGAAGGAGATCGCCACCCAGATGGATGGCTACAAGGTGGTGGTGATGAAATCGACCGTCCCGGTGGGCACCGCGAGGTGGTTCAAAGGGTTGATCCAGGGACATCAGCCGAGGCCCATCCCCTTCGACATCGTCTCCAACCCGGAGTTCCTGAGGGAGGGCTCCGCCATCGAGGACTTCATGAGGCCAGATCGAGTCGTCATCGGAGCCGAAAGCGAACAGGCCTTCGCCATCATGAAGGACATCTACAGCGCCCTCTATCTGATCGAAACCCCTTTCATCCTGACGACGCTTGAGTCGGCCGAGATGATCAAGTATGCGACCAACAGCTTTCTGGCCACGAAGGTGACCTTCATCAACGAGATCGCCAACCTCTGCGAAAAGGTCGGGGCCGACGTCCACCACGTGGCCAAGGCCATGGGCCTCGACGGCCGGATCGGAAGGAAGTTTCTCCATCCGGGGCCAGGTTATGGAGGGTCGTGTTTTCCGAAGGATACGCGGGCCCTCTCATGGTTGGCCAGACAGAAGGGCTATACCTTCCGGGTCCTCGAATCGGTCATCCAAGCCAACGAGTTTCAGAAGCAGAGGATGGTCGAGAAGATCGAGGAGATGGTAGGCGGGCTTTCCGGCAAGAAGATCGGGATCCTCGGCCTCTCCTTCAAACCGAATACGAACGACATCCGGGAATCCTCCTCGATCTTCATCATCGAGGCGCTCCTCAAAAGGGGGGCGAAGATCAAGGCCTTCGATCCTGCCGCGATGGAGGAGGCCCGGAAGGTCCTTCCGGAGATCGAGTACGGAGACAACGCCTACGACGTCGCCGTGGATGCGGATGCCCTCGTCTTGGTGACGGAATGGAATCAATTTCGGAGGCTCGACCTCTCGAGGATCAAGGGGCTGCTCAAAGAGCCTGTCTTCATCGATCTTCGAAACGTTTATGAACCGGAGCAGATGAAACGGCTCGGCTTTCGTTACTGCGGCGTAGGAAGGTAG